Proteins co-encoded in one Oncorhynchus keta strain PuntledgeMale-10-30-2019 chromosome 36, Oket_V2, whole genome shotgun sequence genomic window:
- the gfra1a gene encoding GDNF family receptor alpha-1a isoform X1, whose translation MGKLEEREMRELLCWCFLHGIRPTERVWDLMAPGSALHTRPEGRVSRLVKLVPASRIRPLVHIPSLARPVPALLSRSPVRLHGLAHPVPPPHTSPPVAAPRTRLPVRVLGPVPPVPAPCIKPKVRLASPALSEPFSSPALPESPACSAQPEPSSSTALLESPACSALPELSSSTALLESPACSAQPELPVCMEQPELSVCMEQPELPVCMEQPELPVYMEQPELPVYMEQPELSACMEQPELSVCKVLKACMEQPELPACMEQSELSVCMEQPELTVCMKQPELSVCMKQPELSVCMKQPELSVCKELSICKELPVCKELPVCKELPVCKELPVCKKLPVCTEPPELLVCKKPPELSAYREQPEPPVSVEQSEPPVSMEQPDLSVCQDPPVNQTLPDPPVSRDLPELPVGQDLPVSQDLPVSQDLLKPPASQDLVDLSTCLSFLSRLSFLSRLSFLSLLSFLSLPSFLSLPSFLSLPSFLSLPSFLSLPSFPSVPSCLSPDLLFSPVGFWVRTTRPWSAARVDYPGTRGEGTKTLTEWGPRPAPEPPPWTDAHPDPPYCFEVRSGVRTLGGGVLSRPGRSILYLSSCIGSGQGVAWGFCIVVCLSWGFGGGIGIVA comes from the coding sequence atggggaaattggaggagagagaaatgagggagttgctgtgttggtgctttttgcatggaattcgcccgacggaacgtgtctgggatttgatggcacctgggtcagcgctccatactcgtcctgaggggcgtgttagtcggctggtgaagttggtgccagcctcacgcatcaggcctcttgtgcacatccctagccttgcacgtcctgtgccagcactgctctcaagatctccagtacgccttcacggtctagcccatcctgtgccacctccacacaccagccctccggtagcagctccccgcaccaggcttcctgtgcgtgtcctcggtccagtaccaccagtaccagcaccaTGCATCAAGCCTaaagtgcgcctcgcctctccagcgctgtcggagcctttctcctctcctgcgctgccggagtctcccgcctgttcagcgcagccagagccttcctcctctacagcgctgctggagtctcccgcctgttcagcgctgccagagctttcctcctctacagcgctgctggagtctcctgcctgttcagcgcagccagagctgccagtctgcatggagcagccagagctgtcagtctgcatggagcagccagagctgccagtctgcatggagcagccagagctgccagtctacatggagcagccagagctgccagtctacatggagcagccagagctgtcagcctgcatggagcagccagagctgtcagtctgcaaggtgctgaaagcctgcatggagcagccagagctgccagcctgcatggagcagtcagagctgtcagtctgcatggagcagccagagctgacagtctgcatgaagcagccagagctgtcagtctgcatgaagcagccagagctgtcagtctgcatgaagcagccagagctgtcagtctgcaaggagctgtcaatctgcaaggagctgccagtctgcaaggagctgccagtctgcaaggagctgccagtctgcaaggagctgccagtctgcaagaagctgccagtctgcacggagccgccagagctgctagtctgtaagaagccgccagagctgtcagcctacagggagcagccagagccgccagtcagcgtggagcagtcagagccgccagtcagcatggagcagccagatctttcagtctgccaggatccgccagtcaaccagactcttccagatccgccagtcagccgggatctgccagaactgccagtcggccaggatctgccagtcagccaggatctgccagtcagccaggatctgctgaaaccaccagccagccaggatctggtagatctatctacctgcctgagcttcctctcacgcctgagcttcctctcacgcctgagcttcctctcactcctgagcttcctctcactcccgagctttctctcactcccgagctttctctcactcccgagctttctctcactcccgagctttctctcactcccgagctttccctcagtcccgagctgcctcagtcccgatctgctcttCAGTCCAGTGggtttctgggtgaggactactaggccatggtcggcggcgagggtggactatccagggacgcgaggagaggggactaagacattgactgagtggggtccacgtcccgcgccggagccgccaccatggacagacgcccacccggaccctccctattgttttgaggtgcgttcgggagtccgcaccttaggggggggggttctgtcacgccctggtcgaagtattttgtatttatcttcatgtattgggtcaggccagggtgtggcatggggtttttgtattgtggtgtgtttgtcttggggttttggtggtggtattgggattgtagcttag